A part of Prolixibacteraceae bacterium genomic DNA contains:
- a CDS encoding DUF2723 domain-containing protein: MKQYKFYNKIIGWIVFAIAATVYLMTIEPTASFWDCGEFITTSYRLEVGHPPGAPFFLLLGRFFSIFASDPSKVAMMINGLSALASAFTILFLFWSITHLAKNIVSGKENPSLGDMISIFGAGAVGALAYTFSDTFWFSAVEGEVYATSSLFTAIVFWAILKWENEADQPHANRWLVFIAYMIGLSIGVHLLNLLAIPAIGLVYYFKKYKPSWKGAAIALGVSVVILGTIMWGIIPGVIKFASWVELFTVNSLGMPYNTGVILYSILLISGLVYGIYYTTKKDMPWRNLVVVSTTVIIIGYFSYATIVIRSSANPPMDQNNPNNVFSLLDYLNREQYGDRPLFYGAYYNTPLDENKPYDEAKPSYVQEGGKYKKVKVRQSPNYQSIASTFFPRMYSSQPTHVKEYKKWANIKGHAVTVDGDRGQKKRIMKPTFGENLTFFFKYQVNYMYLRYFMWNFSGRQNDIQGHGDVVRGNWISGIPFIDNVRLGDQSELPSIWKENRGHNTYYMLPLILGLLGMFFQYHRSEKGKYDFAIVMMLFIMTGLAIVVYLNQTPLQPRERDYAYAGSFYAFTIWIGLGVLGLIDLLKRVAPYTTSSIIATLASLVLVPGIMASENWDDHDRSNRYTCRSTGYNYLNTCAENGIIFTNGDNDTFPLWYSQDVEGIRTDMRVCNLSYLQTDWYIDQMKRKAWNSAPLPITFEKDQYVLGTNDYCYVYEHPSFKDKRLELRDVIDGFIKSDNKATKLQDNISFFPTRMLKVTIDKEQVIKSGLVARKDSDQIVSQIDINLKGNIITKDQLMLLDMIAHTDWTRPFYFAITVGSDKYLGLQPYFRTEGFAYRLVPLKNSNLTDDAEEVTMVDTDKMYYNMMEKFTWGNMNDPKVYLDENNARMAMNIRNSFVRLAEALLQDSTKFDSQLNIGKEHTVLDHRLKAIKVLNRCEEVIPSDKVAYDYFGLLIAQTYFKADDKEAGVKIFKEMLNNYTEQLNYYTQLPQAESMVLQNDIRRALYILKEMSDTCKKYDLAQLQKSIDTVFEGTIQKL, translated from the coding sequence ATGAAGCAATACAAATTTTACAATAAGATCATTGGATGGATCGTTTTTGCTATTGCAGCAACGGTTTATTTGATGACCATTGAACCGACAGCCAGTTTTTGGGACTGTGGAGAATTTATCACCACTTCCTATAGATTAGAAGTAGGACACCCACCGGGGGCACCATTCTTCCTTTTGTTAGGACGTTTCTTCTCTATTTTTGCTTCAGATCCGTCGAAAGTAGCGATGATGATCAATGGTTTATCGGCCTTGGCTAGTGCCTTTACTATTCTTTTTCTTTTTTGGAGTATTACCCACTTGGCAAAGAATATTGTATCAGGCAAAGAGAATCCTTCCCTAGGAGATATGATCTCTATTTTTGGTGCGGGTGCTGTTGGTGCTTTGGCATATACATTCTCCGACACTTTTTGGTTTTCGGCAGTAGAGGGTGAAGTTTATGCCACATCATCTCTGTTTACAGCCATTGTATTTTGGGCTATACTGAAATGGGAAAATGAAGCTGATCAACCACACGCAAACCGTTGGTTGGTGTTTATAGCCTATATGATCGGACTTTCTATAGGGGTTCACCTTTTGAATCTATTAGCAATACCAGCCATTGGATTGGTTTACTACTTTAAGAAATATAAGCCTAGTTGGAAAGGTGCTGCTATAGCACTAGGAGTTTCAGTTGTAATTCTTGGAACTATTATGTGGGGAATTATTCCTGGGGTCATAAAGTTTGCTAGTTGGGTTGAACTATTCACAGTCAATTCATTGGGAATGCCTTATAACACAGGGGTTATCTTATACTCTATATTGCTTATTTCTGGTTTGGTTTATGGAATATACTATACAACCAAAAAAGATATGCCATGGAGAAACCTTGTGGTAGTATCTACTACGGTAATTATTATTGGGTACTTCTCTTATGCCACTATTGTAATTCGTTCTTCGGCTAATCCTCCAATGGATCAGAACAATCCGAATAATGTATTCTCGCTGTTGGACTATCTGAACCGTGAGCAGTATGGAGATCGTCCTTTGTTCTATGGTGCTTACTATAATACTCCTTTAGATGAGAACAAACCTTATGATGAGGCAAAGCCAAGTTATGTTCAAGAAGGGGGCAAATATAAAAAAGTTAAAGTTCGTCAGTCGCCAAACTATCAGAGTATTGCTAGCACTTTCTTTCCTAGAATGTACAGCAGCCAACCTACACATGTTAAAGAGTACAAGAAGTGGGCTAATATTAAGGGCCATGCCGTAACAGTGGATGGAGATAGAGGACAGAAAAAACGTATCATGAAACCTACTTTTGGAGAGAATCTGACCTTCTTCTTCAAGTATCAGGTAAACTATATGTATTTGCGTTATTTCATGTGGAACTTCAGTGGTAGACAGAATGATATTCAAGGACATGGGGATGTGGTTCGTGGTAACTGGATCTCGGGTATTCCTTTTATCGACAATGTACGATTGGGAGACCAATCTGAGTTACCATCCATTTGGAAAGAGAATAGAGGACACAATACATATTACATGCTTCCTTTGATTTTAGGTCTTTTGGGGATGTTCTTTCAATATCACCGAAGCGAGAAAGGGAAATATGATTTTGCCATCGTGATGATGTTATTCATTATGACAGGATTGGCTATTGTGGTTTATCTAAACCAGACACCACTCCAACCAAGAGAGCGTGACTATGCTTATGCTGGGTCGTTTTATGCTTTTACTATTTGGATCGGATTGGGTGTACTTGGATTGATAGATCTATTAAAAAGAGTGGCTCCATATACTACAAGTAGTATCATTGCTACCCTAGCATCTTTGGTATTGGTTCCGGGTATTATGGCATCAGAGAATTGGGATGATCACGATCGCTCAAATCGATATACATGTCGTAGCACAGGATACAACTACCTGAATACATGTGCAGAGAATGGAATTATCTTCACCAATGGAGATAATGACACCTTCCCTCTTTGGTATTCACAAGATGTGGAAGGAATCAGAACAGACATGAGGGTTTGTAACCTAAGCTACCTTCAGACAGATTGGTATATTGATCAGATGAAGCGTAAAGCTTGGAATTCGGCACCTCTACCTATCACTTTTGAGAAGGATCAATATGTTCTTGGGACAAACGACTATTGCTATGTTTACGAACACCCTTCGTTTAAAGATAAAAGACTTGAACTTCGCGATGTGATTGATGGTTTTATCAAATCGGATAATAAAGCAACGAAGTTGCAAGATAATATATCATTCTTCCCTACAAGGATGTTGAAGGTAACCATCGATAAGGAGCAAGTGATTAAGAGTGGTTTGGTGGCAAGAAAAGATTCGGATCAGATTGTATCTCAAATCGATATCAACCTAAAAGGAAACATTATCACAAAAGATCAGTTGATGTTGTTAGATATGATTGCCCATACCGACTGGACTCGTCCATTCTATTTTGCGATTACAGTGGGTAGTGATAAGTATCTAGGACTACAACCATATTTCCGTACAGAAGGTTTTGCCTATCGTTTGGTACCATTAAAGAATAGCAACCTTACGGATGATGCCGAAGAGGTGACGATGGTAGATACAGATAAGATGTATTATAACATGATGGAGAAATTCACATGGGGTAATATGAATGATCCAAAGGTCTACTTAGATGAAAACAATGCACGTATGGCAATGAATATCCGTAATAGCTTTGTTCGATTGGCGGAAGCCCTTCTACAGGATAGTACGAAGTTTGATTCTCAATTAAATATTGGAAAAGAACATACAGTGTTGGATCATCGTTTGAAAGCCATTAAAGTGCTGAATCGATGTGAAGAGGTCATTCCGTCGGATAAAGTTGCTTATGACTATTTCGGATTGTTAATAGCTCAAACCTATTTTAAAGCAGATGACAAAGAGGCTGGTGTGAAGATCTTCAAAGAGATGTTGAACAACTATACGGAACAATTGAACTACTACACTCAGCTTCCTCAAGCGGAGAGCATGGTACTTCAGAATGATATTCGTAGAGCACTTTATATATTAAAAGAGATGAGTGACACTTGTAAGAAATATGACCTTGCACAGTTGCAGAAGTCTATTGATACTGTTTTTGAAGGAACCATTCAGAAATTATAA
- a CDS encoding DUF6427 family protein, which yields MLLQVLKSDRHTNLILLLIATIFLWGPTWFDPVAFYFYPGESSMPLFHYIDNLFPNKATLTVAILGTLLTFINALLVYVLNSEFLFMKTRTYLPSFLYIIFTSSVREYDTLLPSQFAATLFILGMYYIFKTYQSSRAIGDILIASIILSLASLFYLPSILFLPIIWISVLILRQKFNWRHLVIPIIGVIIPWYICGSIYYLNDHFYSLINILQLNTFSKNLFLSHDAVIYQQGIVVAFFVVWGILSVVKRYGLKKEASRKYLNIMIWTVLCSIAIYFLFATCSYELITITGIPLAYLTAHIFQFSKSNLWFNLLFVLFLLTIIGSPYLHIITF from the coding sequence ATGTTGCTACAAGTTCTTAAGTCAGACCGTCACACCAATTTAATTTTACTACTTATAGCAACTATATTTTTATGGGGTCCTACATGGTTTGATCCTGTGGCTTTCTACTTCTATCCAGGAGAGTCATCGATGCCACTATTTCACTATATAGACAATCTATTTCCAAATAAAGCGACACTTACTGTTGCCATACTAGGGACATTATTGACATTCATTAATGCGCTATTGGTCTATGTACTGAATTCTGAGTTCTTATTCATGAAAACAAGAACCTATCTGCCGAGTTTTTTATATATTATTTTCACTAGCTCTGTCAGAGAGTATGATACACTTCTCCCTTCGCAGTTTGCGGCGACTCTGTTTATTTTAGGCATGTATTATATCTTTAAAACATATCAATCGAGCAGAGCCATTGGAGATATTCTTATTGCGTCAATAATCCTATCCTTGGCCTCCCTATTCTATCTCCCTTCGATACTATTTCTTCCTATCATATGGATCTCCGTCTTGATTCTTAGACAGAAGTTTAATTGGCGACATTTGGTTATCCCAATTATTGGGGTGATAATACCATGGTATATCTGTGGCTCCATATATTATTTGAATGATCATTTCTACTCTCTCATTAATATACTACAACTTAATACATTTAGTAAAAACCTGTTTTTATCTCACGATGCGGTTATTTACCAACAGGGTATTGTTGTGGCATTTTTTGTTGTATGGGGTATTTTGAGTGTGGTTAAGAGGTATGGTCTAAAGAAAGAGGCATCACGAAAGTATCTGAATATCATGATTTGGACAGTTCTTTGTTCGATAGCGATATACTTCCTTTTTGCGACTTGTTCCTATGAACTTATCACTATTACTGGAATACCTCTAGCCTATCTAACGGCCCATATATTTCAATTTTCAAAATCTAATTTGTGGTTTAATCTACTGTTTGTTTTATTTCTCTTGACGATCATTGGTTCACCATATCTCCATATAATCACATTTTAA
- the purD gene encoding phosphoribosylamine--glycine ligase gives MRILIIGSGGREHAIGWKIAQDIQRDNLFFLPGNAGTANLGHNIAGDVMDFEHIKEVCLANQVDTLFVGPENPLCDGIYDSFKADADLGHIAVIGPSKRGAQLEGSKDFAKEFMQKYNIPTARYQTFTLETLERGKAFLKELSAPYVLKADGPAAGKGVVILDSYDEAAAELEDMLKGKFGASSSKVVIEEFLSGIECSVFVLTDGKSYKILPVAKDYKRIGEGDTGLNTGGMGAISPVPFADDVFMKKVKEQIVLPTLDGIQKEEIEYKGFIFLGLIKVNDDPYVIEYNVRLGDPETEAIMLRIKSSLVALLQGVANQTLDQVTYEEEDYAAATVMLVSGGYPEAYEKGKVITEELIDSDDVVVFHAGTAVRDSEIVTNGGRVISVSAKGKSLEEVLSNAYEATDKITFEGKFYRKDLGFDL, from the coding sequence ATGAGAATACTTATCATTGGCTCAGGAGGTAGAGAGCATGCCATTGGCTGGAAAATAGCCCAAGATATTCAGAGAGATAACTTATTCTTTCTACCAGGTAACGCAGGTACCGCAAACCTAGGACATAATATTGCAGGAGATGTCATGGACTTTGAGCATATCAAAGAGGTCTGTTTGGCAAACCAAGTCGACACCCTGTTTGTAGGCCCAGAGAATCCACTATGTGATGGAATCTATGATAGTTTTAAAGCAGATGCCGATCTTGGTCATATTGCAGTTATAGGTCCTTCAAAGAGAGGAGCCCAATTGGAAGGAAGTAAGGATTTTGCAAAAGAGTTTATGCAGAAGTATAACATTCCAACGGCACGATATCAAACTTTTACACTAGAGACATTAGAGAGAGGCAAAGCATTTTTAAAAGAGCTTTCGGCACCTTATGTACTAAAGGCAGATGGACCTGCTGCAGGAAAAGGGGTGGTCATTTTAGACAGCTATGATGAAGCGGCAGCGGAACTCGAGGATATGCTAAAAGGGAAGTTTGGAGCCTCTTCTTCTAAGGTGGTTATTGAAGAGTTTCTCTCGGGCATTGAATGTTCTGTTTTTGTATTGACTGATGGAAAGAGTTACAAGATTCTTCCGGTTGCAAAAGATTACAAACGTATTGGAGAAGGAGACACCGGCCTCAACACAGGAGGTATGGGGGCAATCTCACCTGTACCATTTGCTGATGATGTATTCATGAAGAAGGTGAAAGAGCAAATCGTGCTACCTACACTTGATGGTATCCAGAAAGAGGAGATTGAGTACAAAGGCTTTATCTTTTTGGGGCTTATCAAAGTTAATGACGACCCTTATGTCATTGAGTACAATGTTCGATTGGGAGACCCAGAAACAGAAGCGATCATGCTACGTATTAAGAGTAGTTTAGTCGCGCTTCTACAAGGAGTTGCTAATCAAACATTAGATCAAGTAACGTATGAGGAAGAGGATTACGCAGCAGCCACAGTGATGTTGGTTTCGGGAGGCTATCCAGAAGCATACGAAAAGGGAAAGGTTATTACAGAAGAGCTCATTGATTCGGATGATGTCGTTGTTTTTCATGCAGGAACTGCAGTTCGAGATAGCGAGATCGTAACCAATGGAGGACGAGTTATTTCGGTGAGTGCAAAAGGGAAAAGCCTAGAAGAAGTGTTAAGCAATGCTTATGAGGCTACAGATAAAATAACATTTGAAGGTAAATTCTATCGTAAAGATCTTGGATTCGATCTTTAG
- a CDS encoding polysaccharide deacetylase family protein — MKLKLQVHLPETLTKWFPEAIWKMDDTEKKCYLTFDDGPIPEITPWVLDLLAQYNIKATFFVVGENVYKYPEIYQRILDEGHAVGNHTYNHLQGLKTPNKEFFENIEQTDRLIGSNLFRPPHGLVKRSQYRYLKQRYKLIMWDVISCDYNRNISKIEVLRNVLDFVRPGSIITFHDSVKSEENLKYALPLAIQALQGEGYEFKKIEFPKIRPLYIKPNKELLERLRKRILRIAKGA; from the coding sequence ATGAAGCTAAAGTTACAAGTACATTTACCTGAAACATTGACCAAATGGTTTCCTGAAGCGATTTGGAAGATGGACGATACGGAGAAGAAGTGCTACCTAACCTTTGATGATGGTCCTATTCCTGAGATCACACCATGGGTTCTAGACCTCTTGGCTCAGTACAATATCAAAGCAACGTTCTTTGTGGTTGGAGAAAATGTCTACAAATATCCCGAGATCTATCAACGAATCCTTGATGAAGGCCATGCTGTAGGTAATCATACCTATAACCACTTGCAAGGCCTAAAGACTCCAAATAAAGAGTTCTTCGAAAATATAGAGCAGACGGACCGCTTAATTGGCTCTAATCTGTTCCGTCCACCCCACGGTTTAGTGAAACGTAGCCAATATAGATATCTTAAGCAGCGATATAAATTGATCATGTGGGATGTGATTAGTTGCGACTATAACCGTAACATCTCTAAGATAGAAGTACTACGTAATGTGTTGGACTTTGTTCGTCCGGGTAGTATTATCACTTTCCATGACTCCGTTAAGTCAGAAGAGAATCTAAAATATGCACTACCACTAGCAATTCAGGCTCTACAAGGGGAAGGCTATGAATTTAAGAAGATAGAATTTCCAAAGATTCGTCCACTATATATCAAACCCAACAAAGAGCTACTCGAAAGACTTCGCAAGCGAATACTACGAATTGCCAAAGGGGCATAA
- a CDS encoding DUF2723 domain-containing protein, with protein MMNKRTNTLIGWGLFSFSLIIYLFTLSKSVSFWDCGEFLATAYKLQIGHPPGAPFYLIVARAISSISSTPQVSTLLINSVSALASAATVMFLYWTIVRVISHKKALQSKIIPIGAAIGALTFAFTDTFWFSAVEAEVYALSSFFTAVVFWSILRWRDETDTLFSRWILMIFYFIGLSIGVHLLNLLAIPAIIFIIYHHKWEINTKNSLIALALSGLLILAINYGIIPGIPWLISKLELLSVNQLNLPKHTGIISFVILFFLTFVFLNRYSISRGKATLNLITNATALVIIGYSCYATIVIRTNANPPINENAPTDMFRLQEYLNREQYGDRPLLYGNYYTAPVVGQKKGSTKYRYEKGKYIDQNGTLSPKYDDRFNTYFPRMYSARGQHPQIYQSWTGESGKWINVKQSGINQKIYRPSAIDNFTFFTTYQLGHMYFRYFMWNFVGRQNEMQGYGDILYGNWISGIPVLDYWMVGDTNKRPDATNSKKGQSTYLFLPLLLGLIGLYLQMTSSRSEGKDFTPIVLLFITTGIAIVIYLNQTPIQARERDYAYVGSFYAFAIWIGMGAYYILKKITSKNPNKSVTIIVSGLLLLVPLRLLQQNWKNHDRSDRSLAHQLAQNTLNPLEKQAILFTYGDNDTFPLWYLQEVEGQRTDIRVCNTSLLSANWYIRQMQRKVYTSTPLPIQLKRGQVAEDIREYIPIINRIKSPFPIQQLIHQWIGSKDIRTKVKTTSGNKIDYIPSKTIAIPINKAEVNSGFLHETIQNRDIKDTLFVKLKGKGIFKSDLMILNMLCHYKWDRPISFDPSALDGINLDLKPYVRFDGLTYTLIPYEFTPTEKCIGEISSDRMGKIINNYQWKQLGKSDTFWDDTSIKTLHSAKVKQAYENLIIQQLQDGNKSKAKEAFKQFEKYTMHSPKLITKEDLALVTILLKHQLKTEGQTLLFEIFDEAYQWIEYYTSLPPYLAASYDNRIPKRINILTACTQIAKEGQCEDAFQKRIDQKLEQLILQLENPQE; from the coding sequence ATGATGAATAAAAGGACCAATACCCTAATAGGCTGGGGGCTATTTAGTTTCAGTCTTATCATATACCTATTCACACTTTCAAAGAGCGTCAGTTTCTGGGATTGTGGTGAATTCCTTGCAACGGCCTACAAACTACAAATTGGACATCCACCTGGTGCCCCTTTTTACCTCATTGTAGCTAGAGCTATTTCGTCCATCTCTTCGACACCACAAGTGTCAACACTACTTATCAACAGTGTCTCAGCATTAGCAAGTGCAGCAACGGTTATGTTCCTATATTGGACCATCGTAAGAGTTATTAGCCACAAGAAAGCCTTACAATCTAAGATTATTCCTATTGGAGCTGCAATAGGAGCATTAACTTTTGCTTTTACCGACACCTTCTGGTTTTCGGCAGTAGAAGCCGAGGTATATGCACTATCTAGCTTCTTTACCGCAGTCGTTTTTTGGTCCATCCTTAGATGGCGAGATGAAACCGACACTCTTTTCTCCCGTTGGATACTCATGATATTCTATTTTATTGGACTATCTATTGGTGTGCACCTACTGAACCTACTCGCCATCCCTGCGATCATTTTTATTATCTATCACCACAAATGGGAGATTAATACCAAAAACTCATTGATTGCACTTGCCTTATCTGGACTATTGATCCTGGCCATAAACTACGGGATCATACCTGGTATACCATGGCTCATATCAAAACTTGAACTCCTTTCAGTAAACCAACTTAATCTACCCAAACATACGGGTATCATATCTTTTGTCATTCTCTTCTTCCTCACATTTGTATTTCTAAACAGATACAGTATTTCGAGAGGTAAAGCAACGTTAAACCTTATCACCAATGCAACTGCTCTTGTCATTATTGGCTATAGCTGTTATGCTACGATTGTCATTCGAACCAATGCCAATCCGCCAATCAATGAGAATGCACCAACGGATATGTTTCGTCTACAAGAGTACCTCAATAGAGAGCAGTATGGCGACCGTCCTCTTCTCTATGGTAACTACTATACTGCTCCCGTAGTAGGGCAGAAAAAAGGGAGTACTAAATATCGATATGAAAAAGGGAAATATATTGATCAAAACGGCACACTTTCCCCAAAATATGACGATCGATTTAACACCTACTTCCCAAGAATGTATAGTGCACGAGGGCAACACCCTCAAATATATCAATCATGGACGGGAGAGAGTGGCAAGTGGATTAACGTCAAACAATCTGGCATAAATCAGAAAATCTATCGCCCTAGTGCCATCGACAACTTCACCTTCTTCACTACATATCAATTAGGCCACATGTACTTTCGCTACTTTATGTGGAACTTTGTAGGTCGACAGAACGAAATGCAGGGCTACGGCGATATACTTTATGGCAATTGGATCAGTGGCATACCCGTCTTGGACTACTGGATGGTCGGTGATACCAACAAACGACCTGATGCCACCAACAGCAAAAAAGGACAGAGCACCTACCTCTTCTTGCCCCTACTATTAGGACTTATTGGACTATACCTACAAATGACTTCAAGTAGATCAGAAGGCAAAGACTTTACGCCTATTGTGTTGCTCTTTATCACTACTGGAATTGCCATTGTCATCTACCTAAATCAAACACCGATACAGGCAAGAGAACGCGACTACGCATATGTCGGATCATTCTATGCATTTGCCATATGGATAGGAATGGGTGCCTACTATATACTTAAAAAGATCACATCAAAAAACCCCAATAAGAGTGTAACGATCATCGTTTCAGGGCTCTTACTTCTGGTTCCTCTACGTCTATTACAACAAAATTGGAAAAACCATGACAGAAGTGATAGAAGCTTAGCCCACCAATTGGCACAAAACACCTTAAACCCTTTAGAAAAACAGGCGATACTATTCACTTATGGAGACAACGACACCTTCCCATTATGGTATCTTCAAGAGGTTGAAGGGCAACGAACTGATATTCGAGTTTGTAATACCAGCCTTCTATCTGCCAACTGGTACATACGTCAAATGCAACGAAAAGTGTATACCTCAACACCACTACCTATCCAACTAAAGAGAGGGCAAGTCGCGGAAGATATAAGAGAGTATATCCCAATCATAAATCGAATCAAATCTCCATTCCCAATTCAACAACTGATCCATCAATGGATTGGATCTAAAGATATTAGAACCAAAGTAAAGACGACTAGTGGAAATAAGATTGACTATATCCCATCCAAAACCATTGCAATTCCTATCAATAAAGCAGAGGTTAATAGTGGCTTTCTTCATGAAACCATCCAAAACAGAGATATCAAAGACACCCTATTTGTCAAACTTAAGGGGAAAGGTATATTTAAGAGTGACTTGATGATTCTGAATATGCTTTGCCACTATAAATGGGATCGACCAATATCTTTTGACCCTAGCGCCTTAGATGGAATCAACCTAGATCTAAAACCTTATGTTCGATTTGATGGTCTAACTTACACCCTGATACCGTATGAATTCACCCCTACAGAAAAATGTATTGGTGAGATCTCTTCAGACCGTATGGGTAAGATCATCAATAACTATCAGTGGAAACAACTTGGTAAGAGCGACACTTTTTGGGACGACACCTCCATCAAAACACTACACTCAGCAAAAGTGAAACAAGCATACGAGAACCTTATCATCCAGCAGCTGCAAGATGGCAACAAGTCAAAAGCAAAAGAGGCTTTCAAGCAATTTGAGAAGTACACCATGCATTCTCCTAAGTTAATCACAAAAGAAGACCTCGCTTTAGTAACGATACTTCTAAAGCACCAACTGAAAACGGAGGGACAGACCCTTTTGTTTGAGATTTTCGACGAAGCCTATCAATGGATAGAGTATTACACCTCTCTCCCACCATATTTGGCAGCAAGTTACGACAACCGTATCCCGAAAAGGATCAATATCCTTACAGCTTGCACACAGATCGCGAAAGAAGGTCAATGTGAAGATGCATTCCAAAAACGTATCGACCAGAAATTGGAGCAGTTAATCCTCCAACTAGAGAACCCACAAGAGTAG